A genome region from Carya illinoinensis cultivar Pawnee chromosome 2, C.illinoinensisPawnee_v1, whole genome shotgun sequence includes the following:
- the LOC122301784 gene encoding protein FAR-RED IMPAIRED RESPONSE 1-like, with product MDLDDNGRLKNVFWADAHSRASYEYFGDVVTFDTIYLTNSYGMPFAPFVGVNHHGQSILLGAGLISSENTETFVWLFDTWLKCMDGRAPKAIINDQDRAIKNAIAIAFPNTQHRYYLWHIMRKLPEKLGSHAKFKCGLKSALHRCVYDFQTSDEFEKSWESLYSERTYWVPVYLKNTFWTGTSTTQRSESMNAFFDGYVHSGTTLKEFVDQFDNTLRKKVENEMVADFHSFNCTVPCISHLPMEKKFQVVYTNSKFKEVQSEVMGIIYSHCVIIKTEGAITTYQVNDQREVEDGIKKSTLQAYFNEEECEAECMCGLFEMRGIICRHILSIFAARDVQELPEKYIMERWKKDIKHRYALIRAVTMT from the exons ATGGATTTAGATGACAATGGTCGATTAAAAAACGTCTTTTGGGCCGATGCACATAGCAGAGCATCATATgagtattttggagatgttgtgACATTTGATACAATATACCTAACAAATAGTTATGGTATGCCGTTTGCCCCATTTGTGGGTGTGAACCACCATGGACAGTCAATACTTTTGGGAGCAGGCTTGATATCAAGTGAAAATACTGAAACATTTGTCTGGTTATTTGACACTTGGTTGAAGTGTATGGATGGAAGAGCGCCAAAAGCTATCATCAATGATCAAGACAGAGCCATAAAAAATGCTATTGCGATAGCTTTTCCAAATACCCAGCATAGATACTATTTGTGGCACATAATGAGAAAACTGCCAGAGAAGTTGGGCTCACATGCTAAATTTAAGTGTGGTTTGAAAAGTGCATTGCATCGATGTGTGTATGATTTTCAGACTTCTGACGAGTTTGAAAAGTCTTGGGAG AGTCTCTATAGTGAGCGCACGTATTGGGTTCCGGTATACCtgaaaaatacattttggaCTGGGACGAGCACAACTCAGAGgagtgagagcatgaatgccTTTTTTGATGGATATGTACATTCAGGAACTACATTAAAAGAATTCGTAGATCAATTCGACAATACATTGAGAAAGAAAGTAGAGAATGAGATGGTAGCGGATTTCCATTCATTTAATTGTACAGTCCCTTGTATATCTCATTTACCCATGGAGAAAAAATTTCAAGTAGTGTATACAAATTCTAAATTTAAGGAAGTGCAGTCAGAAGTAATGGGGATTATCTACTCTCATTGTGTTATCATAAAAACAGAAGGGGCAATTACTACATATCAAGTTAATGACCAAAGAGAAGTTGAAGATGGCATCAAGAAGTCAACTTTGCAGGCGTACTTCAATGAAGAAGAGTGTGAGGCAGAGTGCATGTGTGGACtatttgagatgagaggaatTATATGTAGGCacattctttctatttttgccGCAAGAGATGTCCAAGAGTTGCCAGAAAAATACATTATGGAGAGGTGGAAGAAGGACATTAAACATAGATATGCTCTCATTCGCGCAGTTACGATGACTTGA